A portion of the Paucilactobacillus hokkaidonensis JCM 18461 genome contains these proteins:
- the cydC gene encoding thiol reductant ABC exporter subunit CydC, producing MNVLKNDTWVMPYLRKYKMLLLLVLALGFLTLFSGSALMFTSGYLISKCATHPFNILLVYPAIVLTRAFGIARPVFRYAERLSAHNWVLRIVSNFRKKLYDSVESTAVAIRQKHQTGSLLTLLADDIEHIENLYLTTVFPIVTGILVYVFVVVGLGTINWPFALLMLLLIGILMFVMPLVSVLVNGANEFKQKQIQKGLYTKLTDSVLGLSDWLISGRQADFMQEHLETSNQIFGLRRRDKNFQWLRDLLSQIVIGIIAIATLIWAGKTMTDSQNAANWIAAFVLCIFPLDQTFINIAQGVSEWPTYRESIKRVNALPQASDENAVEQSKLQTSFERLAINNVDFQYADGNQLVLNQLNLQIKAGEKIALLGPSGTGKSTLLKLILGDELPTNGSIQINGISIDRLQSERANLFGVLDQQPYLFDTSILNNIRLGNLSATEEQVRAVLEEVELTPLIDSLPAGLHTQVQEAGTRFSGGEQQRLALARILLQDTPIIILDEPTVALDPITEQHLLKTIFKVLEDKTVIWVTHHLVGINYVDQVRFIEHGQFDMSGTPQELYANSERFKRLYEMDRGRV from the coding sequence ATGAACGTATTGAAAAATGATACGTGGGTCATGCCTTATTTACGTAAGTATAAAATGTTGTTGCTATTGGTACTTGCATTAGGTTTTTTAACGCTGTTTAGTGGTTCTGCCTTAATGTTTACTTCTGGTTATTTGATCAGCAAATGTGCGACGCATCCATTTAATATTTTATTAGTTTATCCGGCAATTGTACTGACACGGGCGTTTGGAATTGCGCGGCCTGTTTTCAGATATGCTGAACGACTTTCTGCGCATAATTGGGTTTTACGCATTGTTTCTAACTTTCGTAAAAAGTTGTATGATTCTGTCGAATCAACCGCAGTGGCAATTCGTCAAAAGCATCAGACTGGCAGTTTACTGACTTTGTTGGCTGACGACATTGAACACATCGAAAATTTGTATTTGACTACTGTTTTTCCAATTGTAACTGGTATTTTGGTATATGTTTTTGTGGTTGTTGGATTGGGTACCATTAACTGGCCTTTTGCCCTATTGATGCTGTTATTGATTGGAATATTGATGTTTGTTATGCCATTAGTGTCGGTATTGGTTAATGGCGCCAATGAGTTCAAACAAAAGCAGATTCAAAAGGGACTTTATACTAAGTTAACCGATTCAGTTTTAGGGTTAAGTGATTGGTTAATCTCTGGCCGACAAGCAGATTTTATGCAAGAACATCTGGAGACTAGTAATCAAATCTTTGGGCTGCGACGTCGGGACAAAAATTTTCAGTGGCTTCGTGATTTGTTAAGTCAAATTGTAATTGGAATTATCGCAATTGCAACCTTAATTTGGGCTGGAAAAACAATGACTGATAGTCAAAATGCTGCTAATTGGATTGCTGCATTTGTACTTTGTATCTTTCCATTAGATCAAACATTCATAAACATTGCTCAAGGAGTCAGTGAATGGCCAACTTATCGTGAATCGATTAAACGAGTTAATGCCTTACCGCAAGCCTCTGACGAGAATGCAGTAGAACAATCTAAGTTGCAGACATCATTTGAGCGGTTGGCAATTAACAATGTTGATTTCCAGTACGCAGATGGTAATCAACTTGTGTTAAATCAGCTTAATTTACAAATAAAGGCGGGAGAAAAAATTGCGCTGCTGGGACCGAGTGGAACCGGGAAAAGTACGCTATTAAAATTAATTTTAGGGGATGAACTACCAACTAATGGTTCAATTCAAATCAATGGTATCAGTATTGATCGACTTCAATCTGAACGAGCTAATTTATTTGGCGTTTTGGATCAACAGCCATACCTGTTTGATACATCAATTTTAAATAATATTCGGTTGGGAAATTTATCGGCAACTGAAGAACAAGTTCGTGCAGTATTAGAAGAGGTAGAATTGACCCCGTTGATTGATAGCTTGCCCGCTGGCTTGCATACACAAGTGCAAGAAGCAGGAACTCGGTTCTCTGGCGGGGAACAACAACGGCTAGCATTAGCCCGTATTTTGTTGCAAGATACACCAATTATTATTTTGGATGAGCCAACTGTAGCGCTAGATCCGATTACTGAACAGCATCTGTTAAAAACGATTTTCAAGGTACTGGAAGATAAAACAGTTATCTGGGTTACACATCATTTGGTGGGAATTAACTATGTTGATCAGGTCCGCTTTATTGAGCATGGCCAATTTGATATGAGCGGCACACCGCAAGAGTTGTACGCTAATAGTGAGAGATTTAAGAGATTGTATGAAATGGATCGAGGAAGAGTGTGA
- the cydB gene encoding cytochrome d ubiquinol oxidase subunit II: MSLTQNFWFLIIGLLFSIFFFLEGFDFGVGMSIKGLAKNEAERDMLVSSIGPHWDGNEVWLITAGGALFASFPMWYASLFSGFYLILLFVLIALIFRGVSFEFRSRMHTDQGRNIWEWASTIGSFCAPFLLGMLFTAMVKGMPIDKAGDISASFTDYVNWFSIVGGVAVALLCLLHGLNFIRLKTTGDLRKRALAYSKPLYWVLYAGEVVFAILVYVYTDFFTAKPLSTLLILVAIVALSVIAHVGTLLDHEKLSFFSTGLTLVGIVVLLFNGLYPRVMVANNPKFSILAADASSSPYTLHIMTIVTLSILPIVLVYFIWSYWVFRKRIQAKPVTTSHAE, encoded by the coding sequence ATGAGTTTGACACAAAACTTCTGGTTTTTAATTATCGGATTATTGTTTAGTATCTTCTTCTTTTTGGAGGGCTTTGATTTTGGTGTTGGAATGTCTATTAAGGGGCTCGCCAAAAATGAAGCTGAACGTGACATGTTGGTTAGTAGCATTGGCCCACACTGGGATGGTAATGAAGTTTGGCTGATCACAGCTGGTGGTGCCTTATTTGCCTCATTTCCAATGTGGTATGCTTCATTATTTTCAGGCTTTTATCTGATTTTATTGTTTGTCTTAATTGCGTTGATCTTTCGAGGAGTTTCGTTTGAATTTCGTTCTCGAATGCACACTGACCAAGGACGCAATATTTGGGAATGGGCCTCTACTATCGGTAGTTTTTGTGCTCCATTCTTATTAGGGATGCTCTTTACTGCCATGGTCAAGGGAATGCCGATTGACAAAGCTGGAGATATTTCTGCTAGTTTTACCGACTATGTTAACTGGTTCTCAATTGTCGGTGGTGTTGCTGTTGCATTATTATGTCTCTTGCATGGCTTGAACTTTATTCGACTTAAAACGACTGGTGATTTACGTAAACGAGCATTAGCTTATTCGAAACCACTATATTGGGTGTTATATGCTGGTGAAGTTGTTTTCGCAATTCTGGTATATGTTTACACGGACTTCTTTACTGCTAAACCACTATCAACATTGCTAATTTTGGTGGCAATTGTGGCTTTATCCGTGATTGCGCACGTTGGAACGTTACTGGACCATGAAAAGTTATCGTTCTTCTCAACCGGCTTAACGTTAGTTGGAATTGTGGTGCTATTATTTAATGGACTCTATCCACGAGTAATGGTAGCTAATAATCCAAAATTCAGCATTTTAGCAGCAGATGCGTCATCATCACCATATACACTGCATATTATGACTATTGTGACCCTATCAATTTTACCAATTGTTCTGGTATACTTTATCTGGAGCTATTGGGTGTTTAGAAAACGGATCCAAGCAAAACCCGTGACTACGAGTCACGCAGAATAG
- the cydD gene encoding thiol reductant ABC exporter subunit CydD: MIDRRIFNLPGAKKIVGILGLLVFIQGFMILFQGKFLAESIVGLWKRQPLTSITTTTILFAVVFLLRHILTLLKNRVVAPFVNKTAQSLRAQLMAKLFKIGPAATAAKGTGSLVTMAVDGVDQIQNYLQLVFIKVFDMMVIPWILLVYLFFIRWQESVFLLLIYPIIILFMIILGFAAQAKADQQYAGYQRLSNNFVDTLRGLPTLKQLGLSKQYSKNVFSVSEDYRKQTLSVLTIAVLSTFALDFFTTLSIAVVAVFLGLGLIKGSIALLPALIMLVLSPEYFLPIRNFANDYHATLDGKNAMTAIFEVLDLPEIKDQDQLKKLPAGWQADDELTFEHVDVSYQDVDRDPNQLSDATLHDISFSVKGYQKIGLIGKSGSGKTTLIDTLSGFLTPQVGSGTIKVNQQVLSHLAQDSWKQNFLYIPQSPYLFHDTIENNIRFYTPTATSEQVQTAAGQAGLSDWLASLPTGLQTKIGEGNRGVSGGQAQRIALARAFLDQQRKILLFDEPTAHLDIETEAELKEAMTPIFANHLVFFATHRLHWLNQMDYVLVLDEGKLVQQGTPDELSKQPGAYAQLVSDMGGGQ; the protein is encoded by the coding sequence ATGATTGATCGTCGAATCTTCAATTTACCAGGAGCAAAAAAAATTGTTGGTATTTTGGGGTTATTAGTTTTTATTCAGGGATTTATGATCCTATTTCAAGGGAAATTTCTGGCTGAGAGTATCGTCGGTCTTTGGAAACGGCAGCCATTGACTAGCATCACGACGACCACAATTTTATTTGCGGTCGTTTTTTTGCTACGCCATATTCTAACATTGCTCAAAAATAGAGTAGTAGCACCATTTGTTAACAAAACGGCGCAGTCTTTGCGGGCACAATTAATGGCGAAACTATTTAAAATTGGTCCCGCTGCGACAGCCGCAAAGGGAACTGGTAGTTTAGTTACAATGGCGGTTGACGGTGTCGACCAAATTCAAAATTACCTGCAATTAGTATTTATCAAAGTATTCGATATGATGGTGATTCCATGGATTTTATTGGTTTATTTGTTTTTTATTCGGTGGCAAGAATCTGTGTTCCTGTTATTAATTTATCCAATCATCATTTTATTTATGATTATTTTGGGATTTGCTGCGCAGGCTAAAGCCGACCAACAATATGCCGGGTACCAACGTTTATCCAATAATTTTGTGGATACCTTACGTGGATTGCCAACTTTAAAGCAACTAGGTTTATCAAAACAGTATTCCAAAAATGTTTTTTCTGTTAGTGAGGATTATCGTAAACAGACACTATCTGTGTTAACGATTGCGGTTTTATCAACCTTTGCATTAGATTTTTTCACGACATTATCGATTGCTGTTGTGGCCGTATTTTTAGGGCTAGGTTTGATTAAAGGGAGCATTGCATTGTTGCCTGCACTAATTATGTTGGTGCTGTCACCAGAATACTTTTTGCCAATCAGGAACTTTGCCAATGATTATCACGCTACTCTGGATGGTAAAAATGCAATGACAGCCATTTTTGAGGTATTAGATTTACCTGAAATTAAGGATCAGGATCAATTGAAGAAGCTGCCAGCGGGCTGGCAAGCTGATGATGAATTAACGTTTGAACATGTGGATGTTTCGTATCAAGATGTTGACCGTGATCCAAACCAATTAAGTGATGCGACACTGCATGACATTAGCTTTTCAGTAAAAGGCTATCAAAAAATTGGGCTAATCGGTAAATCTGGGTCTGGGAAAACAACCTTAATTGATACTTTAAGCGGGTTTTTAACGCCGCAAGTGGGATCCGGAACAATCAAGGTTAACCAACAAGTGCTATCGCATTTGGCACAAGATAGTTGGAAACAAAATTTTCTGTATATTCCACAATCACCATATTTATTTCATGACACAATCGAAAACAATATTCGATTTTATACACCGACTGCCACGTCTGAACAGGTTCAGACGGCTGCTGGGCAAGCAGGCTTGAGTGATTGGTTGGCCAGCCTACCAACTGGATTACAAACGAAGATTGGTGAGGGTAACCGCGGTGTGAGTGGTGGTCAGGCACAACGGATTGCACTGGCTCGTGCATTTTTGGACCAGCAACGTAAAATTCTACTGTTTGATGAACCAACAGCGCATTTGGATATTGAAACTGAAGCTGAATTAAAGGAAGCCATGACTCCGATCTTTGCTAATCATTTAGTTTTCTTTGCAACTCACAGACTGCACTGGTTAAATCAAATGGACTACGTTTTAGTCTTAGACGAGGGAAAATTGGTCCAGCAGGGCACACCTGACGAACTAAGTAAACAACCGGGCGCCTATGCCCAACTAGTTAGTGATATGGGAGGTGGGCAATAA